One stretch of Rhodospirillaceae bacterium DNA includes these proteins:
- the dapD gene encoding 2,3,4,5-tetrahydropyridine-2,6-dicarboxylate N-succinyltransferase — protein MSNSDLQNTIDDAWEDRDTISLETTGEVREAVEEALNLLDSGKARVAERQDVGQWTVNQWLKKAVLLSFRLNDMGMIEGGPGGAHWFDKVPSKFKDWDEAQFRKSGIRAVPNCVVRRGSYVSPGVVLMPSFVNIGAYVDSGTMVDGWSTVGSCAQIGKDVHLSGGAGIGGVLEPLQAGPTIIEDGCFIGARAEVAEGVVVEEGSVLGMGVYISASTKVVDRATGEIYYGRVPAYSVVVSGSLPSSKAPASPNQPNPSLYCAVIVKRVDERTRAKTSINELLRD, from the coding sequence ATGAGCAATAGCGACCTGCAAAACACCATCGACGACGCTTGGGAAGACCGCGACACCATCAGTCTGGAAACCACCGGGGAAGTCCGCGAAGCCGTCGAGGAAGCCCTTAACCTGCTCGACAGCGGCAAAGCCCGCGTCGCCGAACGCCAGGATGTCGGTCAGTGGACCGTCAATCAGTGGCTTAAAAAAGCCGTCTTACTGTCATTCCGCCTGAACGATATGGGAATGATCGAGGGCGGCCCCGGCGGCGCTCACTGGTTCGACAAGGTGCCCTCCAAGTTTAAAGACTGGGACGAAGCACAGTTCCGTAAATCCGGTATTCGCGCCGTTCCCAATTGCGTCGTGCGTCGTGGTTCCTATGTTTCCCCGGGCGTCGTTTTGATGCCCTCGTTTGTCAATATCGGGGCTTACGTTGATAGCGGCACCATGGTCGATGGCTGGTCAACAGTTGGCTCCTGCGCCCAGATCGGCAAAGACGTCCACCTGTCCGGCGGCGCCGGTATCGGCGGTGTGCTGGAACCCTTGCAGGCGGGGCCGACGATTATCGAGGACGGCTGCTTCATTGGCGCCCGCGCCGAAGTCGCCGAAGGGGTGGTCGTCGAGGAAGGCTCTGTTCTCGGCATGGGCGTTTACATCAGCGCTTCAACCAAGGTTGTCGACCGGGCAACCGGCGAAATCTACTATGGCCGGGTTCCTGCCTATTCGGTTGTCGTGTCCGGTTCATTGCCTTCGTCTAAAGCGCCCGCTTCGCCGAACCAGCCCAATCCCAGTCTTTATTGCGCCGTTATCGTCAAGCGCGTCGATGAGAGAACCCGCGCCAAGACCTCAATCAACGAACTACTCAGGGACTGA
- the dapE gene encoding succinyl-diaminopimelate desuccinylase yields the protein MSAIDPLALSEALIRCPSITPEDAGALDVLEEALADIGFTCHRLSFTRVGTPDVENLYARIGTNGPNFCFAGHTDVVPIGDRDDWTMDPFGGQVRENVLYGRGASDMKCAIACFAAAAAQFLERHGDDFKGSISFLITGDEEGPAINGTQRVLDWMGDEDETIDACLVGEPTNVAVLGDTIKIGRRGSLNGHLTVYGIQGHAAYPHLADNPVPVMVKMLSALNIEHFDDGSEHFPHSNLEITTVDVGNTASNIIPAKAEASFNIRFNDMHMSAGLEQRLHQIIEGIAAETDTRYGLEFTSSCEAFLVPPGPLSQVIEKAIKDVTGQTPDLSTGGGTSDARFIKDFCPVAEFGLINATAHKVDENAAVDDIKNLSEIYVAVLEGYFKK from the coding sequence ATGAGCGCCATCGATCCACTTGCCTTAAGCGAAGCCCTGATCCGTTGCCCTTCGATCACGCCCGAAGACGCAGGTGCCCTGGATGTCCTTGAAGAGGCTTTGGCCGATATCGGTTTCACCTGTCACCGGTTGTCCTTTACCAGGGTCGGCACCCCGGACGTCGAAAACCTGTACGCCCGCATTGGCACAAACGGCCCCAATTTTTGCTTCGCCGGACACACCGATGTGGTGCCCATCGGCGATCGTGACGATTGGACCATGGACCCGTTCGGTGGCCAGGTCCGTGAAAATGTTCTTTATGGGCGCGGCGCATCGGACATGAAGTGCGCTATCGCCTGCTTCGCCGCCGCCGCAGCCCAGTTCCTTGAACGCCATGGCGATGATTTCAAGGGATCGATCAGTTTCCTGATCACCGGTGATGAAGAGGGGCCTGCGATCAACGGAACCCAGCGGGTTCTCGACTGGATGGGGGACGAAGACGAGACCATTGACGCCTGCCTGGTTGGTGAGCCGACCAATGTTGCTGTTCTGGGTGACACCATTAAAATCGGTCGCCGTGGTTCCTTAAACGGGCATTTAACCGTCTACGGAATCCAGGGTCACGCCGCCTACCCACACCTTGCCGATAACCCGGTACCGGTGATGGTGAAAATGCTCAGCGCACTCAACATCGAACATTTTGACGATGGCTCGGAGCATTTTCCCCACTCCAACCTTGAAATTACTACCGTCGATGTCGGCAATACCGCATCCAATATTATTCCGGCCAAGGCTGAGGCCAGTTTTAATATTCGATTTAATGACATGCACATGAGTGCCGGGCTTGAACAACGTCTGCATCAGATCATCGAGGGCATCGCTGCTGAAACCGACACCCGCTACGGGCTGGAATTTACCAGTTCCTGTGAAGCCTTTCTGGTTCCGCCCGGCCCGTTAAGCCAAGTCATCGAGAAGGCAATCAAGGACGTCACAGGACAAACTCCTGACTTAAGCACCGGCGGCGGCACATCGGACGCGCGCTTTATCAAGGACTTTTGCCCGGTCGCCGAATTCGGGTTGATCAATGCAACCGCCCACAAGGTCGATGAAAATGCCGCCGTCGATGACATAAAGAACCTAAGCGAAATCTATGTCGCCGTGCTTGAAGGCTACTTCAAAAAATAA
- a CDS encoding pyrimidine 5'-nucleotidase has protein sequence MLKTDQPPRDWIFDLDNTLYSETCNLFGQVEVRIKSFVAEFLNLELEAAFKVQKQYFRDYGTTLRGLMECHDVDPVVYLDHVHDIDLDVVPPNPDLNKALQALPGRKIIFTNADLGHAERVMERLGVSHHFEAVFDIVACDYVPKPDPAVYQALVDQYDLEPQRTVMVEDMARNLKPAADMGMTTVWVRSNNDWGREGSDGDYVHHVADDLTAWLGSDHPVLTS, from the coding sequence ATGCTAAAAACCGATCAACCACCCCGCGACTGGATTTTCGACCTGGACAATACGTTGTATAGCGAGACCTGTAATCTGTTCGGACAGGTTGAGGTGCGGATAAAGTCCTTTGTCGCCGAATTCCTGAATCTGGAATTAGAGGCTGCCTTCAAGGTGCAAAAGCAATATTTTCGTGACTACGGGACAACCCTGCGCGGGCTGATGGAATGTCACGACGTTGACCCCGTAGTCTACCTGGACCATGTCCACGACATTGATCTGGACGTGGTGCCGCCCAATCCCGACCTTAACAAAGCGCTTCAAGCCCTGCCCGGTCGCAAGATCATTTTCACCAATGCCGATCTGGGCCATGCGGAGCGGGTCATGGAACGGCTTGGCGTTAGCCACCATTTTGAAGCCGTCTTTGACATTGTAGCCTGTGATTACGTGCCAAAACCCGACCCGGCAGTCTATCAGGCGCTGGTCGACCAATATGACCTGGAACCACAACGCACGGTGATGGTCGAGGACATGGCGCGCAACCTGAAACCGGCAGCAGATATGGGAATGACGACGGTGTGGGTGCGCAGCAACAACGACTGGGGCCGCGAAGGCTCGGACGGCGACTACGTCCATCATGTTGCCGACGACCTGACCGCGTGGCTGGGCTCTGATCACCCTGTATTGACATCGTGA